Proteins encoded within one genomic window of Rhinoderma darwinii isolate aRhiDar2 chromosome 5, aRhiDar2.hap1, whole genome shotgun sequence:
- the SEC22C gene encoding vesicle-trafficking protein SEC22c isoform X1: protein MILYACIVRLRDGLPLSASTDFHPNKQVLECKRWLRRLCVNLSQQPARGTARLCDLRIHFCSAGDISSLTVCSGSYQSAAAFSFLEELVWEFSSSYNSTAIALASRPYAFLEFDSVIQRVKHNFNCGASPSIHLDPSVAPVSVKLEDVAEANGVVNGHIAPQVSPGTNHRMSPVSALGILSLTLNIMCSALSLIRGVHLAENSFQDGYENTGRVLAFLTAFSANILQCYLYLFYCPARNLKASGLFLVICLCNICLYGLRNLWQITFHVIVAFLSAVQIVTRRPLDRHRDCGV from the exons ATGATCCTCTATGCCTGCATTGTGAGGCTGCGGGACGGTCTCCCGCTCTCGGCTTCCACAGATTTCCACCCGAACAAGCAAGTGCTGGAGTGCAAGAGATGGCTGAGGAGGTTATGTGTGAACCTGTCCCAGCAGCCAGCCAGGGGCACTGCCAGGCTGTGCGACCTCCGCATACA TTTCTGCTCGGCAGGTGACATCTCCTCTCTGACCGTCTGCTCCGGTAGTTACCAGTCCGCGGCGGCGTTCTCCTTCCTGGAGGAGCTCGTCTGGGAGTTCTCGTCCTCCTACAATAGCACCGCCATAGCCCTGGCGTCCAGACCGTACGCCTTCCTGGAGTTTG ACAGCGTCATACAACGCGTGAAACACAATTTTAACTGTGGTGCAAGCCCGTCAATCCACCTGGATCCCAGCGTCGCGCCTGTCTCTGTGAAGCTCGAGGACGTAGCGGAGGCTAATGGTGTGGTAAATGGGCACATAGCCCCACAAGTGAGCCCAGGTA ccaatcacagaatgAGTCCCGTGAGTGCGCTGGGCATCCTGTCACTGACGCTGAACATCATGTGTAGTGCGCTGAGCCTCATCCGAGGAGTCCACCTGGCCGAGAACTCATTCCAG GACGGCTATGAAAATACGGGAAGGGTTCTGGCTTTTCTCACGGCTTTTTCTGCGAACATATTACAG TGTTACTTGTATCTTTTCTACTGTCCGGCCCGCAACCTAAAAGCCTCGGGACTGTTCCTGGTAATCTGCCTGTGTAACATCTGCCTGTATGGACTGCGCAACCTCTGGCAGATCACCTTCCATGTCATTGTGGCGTTCTTGTCGGCGGTCCAGATTGTGACTCGGAGACCTCTGGACAGACACAGGGACTGTGGGGTCTAA
- the SEC22C gene encoding vesicle-trafficking protein SEC22c isoform X2: protein MILYACIVRLRDGLPLSASTDFHPNKQVLECKRWLRRLCVNLSQQPARGTARLCDLRIHFCSAGDISSLTVCSGSYQSAAAFSFLEELVWEFSSSYNSTAIALASRPYAFLEFDSVIQRVKHNFNCGASPSIHLDPSVAPVSVKLEDVAEANGVVNGHIAPQVSPANHRMSPVSALGILSLTLNIMCSALSLIRGVHLAENSFQDGYENTGRVLAFLTAFSANILQCYLYLFYCPARNLKASGLFLVICLCNICLYGLRNLWQITFHVIVAFLSAVQIVTRRPLDRHRDCGV, encoded by the exons ATGATCCTCTATGCCTGCATTGTGAGGCTGCGGGACGGTCTCCCGCTCTCGGCTTCCACAGATTTCCACCCGAACAAGCAAGTGCTGGAGTGCAAGAGATGGCTGAGGAGGTTATGTGTGAACCTGTCCCAGCAGCCAGCCAGGGGCACTGCCAGGCTGTGCGACCTCCGCATACA TTTCTGCTCGGCAGGTGACATCTCCTCTCTGACCGTCTGCTCCGGTAGTTACCAGTCCGCGGCGGCGTTCTCCTTCCTGGAGGAGCTCGTCTGGGAGTTCTCGTCCTCCTACAATAGCACCGCCATAGCCCTGGCGTCCAGACCGTACGCCTTCCTGGAGTTTG ACAGCGTCATACAACGCGTGAAACACAATTTTAACTGTGGTGCAAGCCCGTCAATCCACCTGGATCCCAGCGTCGCGCCTGTCTCTGTGAAGCTCGAGGACGTAGCGGAGGCTAATGGTGTGGTAAATGGGCACATAGCCCCACAAGTGAGCCCAG ccaatcacagaatgAGTCCCGTGAGTGCGCTGGGCATCCTGTCACTGACGCTGAACATCATGTGTAGTGCGCTGAGCCTCATCCGAGGAGTCCACCTGGCCGAGAACTCATTCCAG GACGGCTATGAAAATACGGGAAGGGTTCTGGCTTTTCTCACGGCTTTTTCTGCGAACATATTACAG TGTTACTTGTATCTTTTCTACTGTCCGGCCCGCAACCTAAAAGCCTCGGGACTGTTCCTGGTAATCTGCCTGTGTAACATCTGCCTGTATGGACTGCGCAACCTCTGGCAGATCACCTTCCATGTCATTGTGGCGTTCTTGTCGGCGGTCCAGATTGTGACTCGGAGACCTCTGGACAGACACAGGGACTGTGGGGTCTAA